In Dolichospermum flos-aquae CCAP 1403/13F, the following proteins share a genomic window:
- a CDS encoding glycoside hydrolase: MSHPLHVAFIWHQHQPLYKSPENGSSLVTSQQYRLPWVRLHGTKDYLDLVLLLEKYPKLHQTVNLVPSLILQIEDYVAGTAFDPYLTASLTPVEKLTREQKEFIVQHFFDANHHTLIDPHPRYAELYYQRQEQGQSWCLANWQLSDYGDLLAWHNLAWIDPLFWNDPEIAAWLAQGRNFSLGDRQRIYSKQRQILSQIIPQHRKMQDSGQLEVTTTPYTHPILPLLADTNAGRVAVPQMTLPKQRFQWVEDIPRHLQKSWDLYIDRFGQDPRGLWPSEQSVSPEILPYIIKQGFKWICSDEAVLGWSLKHFFHRDAAGNVQEPELLYRPYRLQTPAGEVAIVFRDHRLSDLIGFTYGSMPAKKAAADLVGHLQAIAKQQKESNDDQPWLVTIALDGENCWEFYPQDGKEFLETLYESLSNQSNIKLVTVSEFIEKHPPTATIPAAQLHSGSWVDGNFTTWIGDPVKNRAWDYLTAARQVLANHPEATEENNPAAWEALYAAEGSDWFWWFGEGHSSNQDAIFDQLFREHLYGIYKALNEPIPPYLHTPLEIHEARADHKPQGFIHPIIDGKGDEQDWDKAGRIEVGGARGTMHNSSTIQRLWYGVDHLNFYVRVDFKTGAVPGQDLPPDLHLLWYYPDRTMVNSSIPLAEVPDSAPLNYLFHHHLEVNLLSQSVQFRAAGDDHLWYPRATRAQVALGSCLEIAVPWADLQVPPDYPLRLILVSSDDGCFSGYVPENGLIPIDVP; this comes from the coding sequence ATGTCTCATCCTTTGCACGTTGCGTTTATCTGGCATCAACATCAACCGTTGTACAAGTCTCCTGAGAATGGTAGTTCTTTGGTGACTAGTCAGCAATATCGCTTGCCTTGGGTACGGTTACATGGAACTAAGGATTATTTGGATTTAGTATTATTGTTAGAGAAGTATCCTAAGTTGCACCAAACTGTGAATTTAGTGCCTTCATTAATCTTGCAAATAGAAGATTATGTTGCAGGTACGGCTTTTGACCCTTATTTAACTGCTAGTTTAACGCCGGTAGAAAAGTTGACTCGTGAACAAAAGGAGTTTATTGTTCAACATTTCTTTGATGCTAACCATCATACTTTGATTGATCCTCATCCTCGTTATGCCGAATTATATTATCAAAGACAGGAACAAGGACAAAGTTGGTGTTTAGCAAATTGGCAGTTATCAGATTATGGTGATTTATTAGCTTGGCATAATTTAGCTTGGATTGATCCTTTATTCTGGAATGATCCAGAAATTGCTGCATGGTTAGCACAAGGACGTAATTTTAGTTTAGGCGATCGCCAGCGCATTTATTCCAAACAACGGCAAATTCTCAGCCAGATTATTCCCCAACATCGGAAAATGCAGGACAGTGGACAATTAGAAGTTACCACGACTCCCTACACTCACCCGATTTTACCTTTATTGGCTGATACCAACGCTGGACGGGTAGCAGTGCCACAAATGACATTACCCAAACAGCGGTTTCAGTGGGTGGAAGATATTCCTCGACATTTACAAAAATCCTGGGATTTATATATAGATAGGTTTGGACAAGATCCTAGAGGTTTATGGCCTTCCGAACAGTCCGTTAGTCCAGAAATCTTACCGTATATTATTAAACAAGGCTTTAAATGGATTTGTTCAGATGAAGCCGTTTTAGGTTGGTCATTAAAACACTTTTTTCATCGTGACGCTGCGGGAAATGTCCAAGAACCAGAATTACTTTATCGTCCCTATCGTCTGCAAACTCCAGCAGGTGAAGTGGCGATTGTTTTCCGTGATCATAGACTATCAGATTTAATTGGCTTTACCTACGGGTCTATGCCAGCAAAAAAAGCCGCAGCAGATTTAGTGGGACATTTGCAAGCTATTGCTAAACAACAAAAAGAAAGTAACGACGATCAACCTTGGTTAGTTACAATTGCCCTAGATGGGGAAAATTGTTGGGAATTTTATCCCCAAGATGGGAAAGAATTCCTAGAAACATTATACGAAAGTTTGAGTAATCAATCCAATATCAAACTTGTCACTGTTTCCGAATTCATTGAAAAACACCCACCCACCGCAACTATTCCCGCTGCACAACTCCATAGTGGTTCTTGGGTAGATGGCAATTTTACCACATGGATCGGCGATCCAGTTAAAAACCGCGCCTGGGACTATCTCACCGCAGCTAGACAAGTCTTAGCAAATCATCCCGAAGCCACAGAAGAAAACAATCCCGCAGCTTGGGAAGCATTATACGCTGCTGAAGGTTCAGACTGGTTTTGGTGGTTTGGAGAAGGACATTCTTCCAATCAAGATGCCATTTTTGACCAATTATTTCGGGAACATCTCTATGGCATTTACAAAGCCTTAAATGAACCCATACCCCCATATCTGCACACTCCGCTGGAAATCCATGAAGCCCGTGCAGACCATAAACCACAAGGCTTTATTCATCCGATCATAGATGGTAAAGGTGATGAACAGGATTGGGATAAAGCCGGACGCATTGAAGTTGGTGGTGCAAGGGGAACAATGCACAATAGCAGCACTATTCAACGTTTATGGTATGGGGTAGACCATTTGAATTTTTATGTGCGAGTAGATTTTAAAACTGGCGCTGTTCCTGGTCAGGATTTACCACCAGATTTACACCTACTTTGGTATTATCCAGATAGAACAATGGTGAATAGTTCCATACCTCTAGCAGAAGTACCGGACAGCGCACCTTTAAATTATCTATTTCACCATCATTTAGAAGTGAATTTACTCAGTCAATCTGTGCAGTTTCGAGCAGCAGGAGACGATCATTTATGGTATCCTCGTGCTACTCGCGCCCAAGTTGCGTTAGGTTCTTGTTTAGAAATAGCAGTACCCTGGGCTGATTTGCAAGTCCCTCCAGATTATCCTCTGCGGTTGATTTTGGTGTCTTCTGATGATGGTTGTTTTTCTGGTTATGTGCCGGAAAATGGTTTGATTCCGATTGATGTTCCTTAG
- a CDS encoding NifU family protein, with protein sequence MELTLENVETVLDEMRPYLISDGGNVEIVELDGPIVKLRLQGACGSCPSSTMTLRMGIERRLKEMIPEISEIEQII encoded by the coding sequence ATGGAACTAACGCTAGAAAATGTAGAAACCGTATTAGACGAGATGCGCCCTTATCTCATTTCTGATGGTGGTAACGTGGAAATTGTAGAATTGGATGGACCAATTGTTAAGCTCCGATTACAGGGTGCTTGTGGTTCTTGTCCTAGTTCTACTATGACTCTGAGAATGGGAATTGAACGCCGTCTCAAAGAAATGATTCCCGAAATTTCTGAGATAGAACAAATCATCTAA
- a CDS encoding DUF3386 domain-containing protein codes for MAIQSTAEILFQTAYESRYTWDEHFPGYAADVQLLQEDEVYTGKIQINRNLNVEITGVADKQIEAGIDIQLQEIITRCQRSDFQSFYRQHEFSLGEIAEKDAVTVFVKSENTDSHYQIRNQKIYQEVRVMSRMTLEINSGEFLDTDSGYIPSAYDVVFRNSHTGDINSILKFTDTYQKFGNYYILTKQVVAEYEDGKTTTPQSITEFVYSHIQLLE; via the coding sequence ATGGCAATTCAGTCAACAGCAGAAATTTTATTTCAAACTGCTTATGAAAGTCGTTACACTTGGGATGAACACTTTCCTGGTTATGCTGCCGATGTGCAACTGTTACAGGAAGATGAAGTTTATACTGGTAAAATTCAGATTAATCGTAACTTGAATGTAGAAATTACAGGAGTTGCAGATAAACAAATAGAAGCCGGAATTGATATTCAGTTACAGGAAATAATTACCCGCTGTCAAAGAAGCGATTTTCAAAGTTTTTACCGTCAACATGAGTTTAGTTTGGGTGAAATAGCCGAAAAAGATGCAGTTACGGTTTTTGTAAAAAGTGAAAATACTGATTCTCACTATCAAATCCGTAACCAAAAAATATATCAGGAAGTTCGGGTAATGAGTCGGATGACTTTGGAGATTAATTCTGGGGAATTCCTAGATACAGACTCCGGTTATATCCCTTCTGCTTATGATGTGGTTTTTCGTAACTCGCATACAGGTGATATTAATAGCATTCTCAAATTTACAGATACATATCAAAAGTTTGGTAATTACTACATTTTGACAAAGCAGGTAGTGGCAGAATATGAAGATGGAAAAACTACAACTCCTCAATCAATTACTGAGTTTGTTTATTCCCATATTCAGCTACTGGAATAG
- the psb27 gene encoding photosystem II protein Psb27 yields the protein MLMKSYWSRLLSLVLVLVVGLVGCGGGSPDSLTGDYRQDTLAVVNTLKQALELPQDSPDKAALQAEARLKINDFSARYQRNTSVATLGSFTTMRTALNSLAGHYSSYPNRPVPEKLKKRLDAEFKQVEASLRRGA from the coding sequence ATGCTTATGAAAAGCTATTGGTCGCGTCTGCTTTCTCTAGTTTTAGTGTTAGTTGTCGGTTTGGTTGGCTGTGGTGGTGGTAGTCCAGATAGTTTAACTGGGGATTATCGTCAAGATACCTTAGCTGTAGTCAATACTTTGAAACAAGCCCTAGAATTACCACAAGATTCTCCCGATAAAGCCGCCCTTCAAGCAGAAGCCCGTCTAAAAATCAATGACTTTTCGGCTCGCTACCAGCGGAATACTTCTGTTGCAACTCTTGGCTCTTTTACAACTATGCGAACAGCCCTAAATTCCCTTGCAGGACACTACAGTTCTTATCCTAATCGTCCCGTTCCTGAAAAGCTGAAAAAACGTCTAGATGCAGAATTTAAACAAGTAGAAGCATCGTTACGACGTGGTGCTTAA
- the cofH gene encoding 7,8-didemethyl-8-hydroxy-5-deazariboflavin synthase subunit CofH, with protein MTNITVDSILESALTDKDITPDDAVFLLKQTTPDAVTQIQVTADQLRQKQAGNTVTYVINRNINFTNICEQHCSFCAFRRDDGDADAYWLNSAQILEKATDAVHRGATEICMQGGLHPQAQINGKSLPYYLKLVKTIKDEFPHLHLHAFSPQEVQFIARLDGISYTDVITALRDAGVGSMPGTAAEVLDDDVRRVLCPEKIDTATWLEIVSTAHQLGVPTTSTMLSGHIETPEQQIGHLEKLRSLQQTAIEKGYPARITEFIVLPFVGQEAPKSLRKKVGRDQPVLADSLLLMAVARIYLGNYIPNHQPSWVKLGLDGATEALNWGCNDIGGTLMEEHITTMAGAVGGTCMEVETLQRAIASLERPYQQRDTLYRVMGDW; from the coding sequence ATGACTAATATAACTGTTGATTCTATTCTTGAGTCTGCTTTAACAGATAAAGATATAACCCCGGATGATGCGGTATTTCTATTAAAACAGACCACTCCAGACGCAGTTACACAAATTCAGGTTACAGCGGATCAATTAAGGCAAAAACAGGCTGGAAATACAGTTACTTACGTTATTAACCGCAATATTAATTTTACTAACATTTGTGAGCAACATTGTAGTTTTTGTGCATTCCGCCGGGATGATGGTGATGCAGATGCTTACTGGTTAAATTCAGCGCAGATTTTGGAAAAAGCTACAGATGCAGTCCATCGAGGAGCAACGGAAATATGTATGCAAGGGGGATTACACCCACAAGCGCAAATTAATGGTAAGTCTTTACCCTATTATCTCAAACTGGTAAAAACCATTAAGGACGAATTTCCTCACCTCCATTTACACGCTTTTTCGCCCCAAGAAGTCCAATTTATTGCCAGATTAGATGGAATTTCTTATACAGATGTGATTACAGCTTTGCGAGATGCTGGTGTCGGTTCTATGCCCGGAACAGCCGCAGAAGTGTTAGATGATGACGTGAGACGGGTATTGTGTCCAGAAAAGATTGATACAGCAACTTGGCTAGAAATTGTCAGTACAGCCCATCAATTAGGTGTACCTACTACCAGCACAATGTTATCTGGACATATTGAAACTCCAGAACAGCAAATTGGCCATTTAGAAAAATTGCGATCGCTCCAACAAACAGCCATAGAAAAAGGTTATCCTGCAAGAATTACCGAATTTATTGTCTTACCTTTTGTGGGACAAGAAGCCCCCAAATCCCTCCGCAAAAAGGTAGGAAGAGATCAACCAGTTCTCGCTGATTCCCTGTTATTAATGGCTGTAGCCAGAATTTATCTCGGAAATTATATCCCTAATCATCAACCAAGCTGGGTAAAATTAGGGCTAGATGGTGCTACAGAAGCCTTAAATTGGGGTTGTAATGATATCGGTGGCACGTTAATGGAAGAACACATTACCACCATGGCCGGGGCTGTGGGTGGGACTTGTATGGAAGTGGAAACTTTACAAAGGGCGATCGCATCTTTAGAAAGACCTTACCAACAACGGGATACTTTGTATCGGGTAATGGGTGATTGGTAA
- a CDS encoding ATP-binding protein, with protein MKNIQITSLGIIKALKSHNHLSSIAEYIWNGFDAKATQINIIMQSDDLGRISQLKIIDNGCGIADSNRFSVFYESNKQINFGISRNLSHIHGKNGIGRLTFFTFASSAKWDTVYEKEGKTYKYSISINSQQLDNYEISKEIETDEQTGTIVFFKDIHPSEPDNFNNELKFYLYREFSWFLELNSTKQFSIKINNIDLDYKSEFISDSTEFEESIRGYLFNLKFIRWSESLKNEFSRYYFINSQGEGTYSHTTTLNKKGDNFYHSVFVRSIFFDQEHFFPYEISSLKNTLNGKIYQSMIHLINQQLQNERKLFLKTKSDIIIEELTKNHVFPRFKNNPWDQHRKNELQDFIKELYQVEPKIFSSLNIEQKKVFVHFLNLILDSDERNKLIDVLGEIIKLDSSDLEHLSESLKVTKLTNILKTVRLIEDRYRAIAQLKDLVFNQDLKANERDHIQKFVESHYWIFGEQYHLVTAAEPKFEEALRRYIYHLRGEKPVVAIDHPDKNKEMDIFMVRQLSNNSSVNNVVVELKHPKVKLGAKQLDQVKTYMGVILEQDEFNGSNMTWDFYLIGNDFDNRIEQEIKNARYHGEKSLVYFVDNYKIYVKKWSEIFTEFELRHKFLYDKLQLEKEKLNTDMDIISANEIITNIPSNSAVQPPQRVIPEN; from the coding sequence ATGAAAAATATTCAGATTACTTCATTAGGTATTATCAAGGCACTTAAAAGCCATAATCATTTATCATCCATTGCAGAATATATATGGAACGGTTTTGATGCGAAGGCTACTCAAATTAATATAATAATGCAATCTGATGATTTAGGAAGAATATCACAACTAAAAATTATAGATAATGGATGTGGTATTGCTGATTCAAACAGATTTTCAGTTTTTTATGAGTCTAATAAACAAATTAATTTTGGTATCTCAAGGAATCTATCACATATTCATGGTAAGAATGGTATTGGAAGATTAACTTTTTTTACATTTGCCTCATCGGCAAAATGGGATACTGTCTATGAAAAAGAAGGAAAGACATATAAATACAGTATAAGTATAAATAGTCAACAGCTAGATAATTATGAGATATCAAAAGAAATAGAAACTGATGAACAAACAGGAACGATTGTTTTCTTTAAAGATATTCATCCAAGTGAACCTGATAATTTTAATAATGAACTTAAATTTTATTTGTATAGGGAATTTAGCTGGTTTCTTGAACTAAATTCAACAAAACAATTCTCAATTAAAATCAACAATATTGATTTAGATTATAAATCTGAATTTATTAGTGATTCTACCGAATTTGAGGAAAGTATTCGTGGATATTTATTTAATTTAAAATTTATTCGTTGGTCTGAATCTTTAAAAAATGAATTTTCCAGATACTATTTTATTAATTCACAAGGTGAAGGAACATATAGTCATACAACGACCCTTAACAAAAAAGGGGATAATTTTTATCATAGTGTTTTTGTAAGAAGCATTTTTTTTGATCAAGAACATTTCTTTCCTTATGAAATTTCTAGTCTAAAAAATACATTAAACGGCAAAATATATCAGTCTATGATCCATTTAATTAATCAACAACTTCAAAATGAAAGGAAATTATTCCTGAAGACAAAATCAGATATAATAATAGAAGAACTTACAAAAAATCATGTTTTTCCAAGATTCAAGAATAACCCTTGGGATCAACACAGAAAAAACGAACTTCAAGATTTTATTAAAGAATTATATCAGGTAGAACCCAAAATTTTCTCTTCTCTCAACATTGAACAAAAAAAAGTGTTTGTTCATTTCCTAAATTTAATACTTGATTCGGATGAAAGGAATAAATTAATTGATGTTTTAGGCGAAATTATCAAATTAGATTCATCTGACTTGGAACACCTATCCGAATCTTTAAAAGTTACTAAACTTACAAATATTCTTAAAACTGTAAGATTAATAGAAGATAGGTATAGGGCTATTGCTCAACTGAAAGATTTAGTTTTTAATCAAGATTTAAAAGCTAATGAACGAGATCATATCCAAAAATTTGTAGAAAGCCATTATTGGATTTTTGGTGAGCAATATCATCTCGTAACTGCTGCCGAACCAAAATTTGAAGAAGCTTTGCGTAGATATATTTATCACTTGAGAGGAGAAAAACCTGTTGTTGCTATTGATCATCCTGATAAAAATAAAGAAATGGATATATTTATGGTACGTCAATTATCAAACAACTCTTCTGTAAATAATGTAGTTGTAGAGTTGAAACATCCTAAAGTTAAGCTTGGTGCAAAACAACTTGATCAAGTGAAAACATACATGGGAGTAATTTTAGAACAAGATGAATTTAATGGCTCTAATATGACTTGGGATTTTTATTTAATTGGTAATGATTTTGATAACCGTATTGAACAAGAAATAAAAAATGCTAGATACCACGGTGAAAAGTCTTTGGTATATTTTGTAGACAATTATAAAATTTATGTTAAAAAATGGAGTGAAATATTTACTGAGTTTGAGTTAAGACATAAATTCTTGTATGACAAACTTCAACTAGAGAAAGAAAAACTTAATACTGATATGGATATTATCAGTGCGAATGAAATAATTACTAATATTCCTAGCAACAGTGCTGTACAACCTCCTCAACGTGTTATCCCAGAAAACTAG